From the genome of Bacteroidota bacterium, one region includes:
- the nrfA gene encoding ammonia-forming cytochrome c nitrite reductase, giving the protein MKPLYESVTKKPWLGWSLFFVTLIVVFFLGLLASSIMERRAEAIFAYTPVVEYSQWEPRNDVWGENFPHEYKSYLETSDTSFKSKYNGNAPIDMLEVDPRMVVLWAGYGFSKDYEQARGHHYAITDIRNTLRTGAPVNGQKSPMPNTCWTCKSPDVPRVMNEIGIAEFYKGHWGEKGAEIVNPIGCGDCHNAETMNLQISRPALIEAFERQGRDISKASHQEMRSLVCAQCHVEYYFNKNIVDGVNYLVFPWDNGMTMEAAEEYYDNMGFSDWTHALSRAPMLKAQHPGYEVYLTGTHASRGVSCADCHMPYMSVGGQKYTDHHIQSPLNNVNNSCQVCHREETERLIADVYSRQDKIIENRDKLEELLVRAHVEAKEAWDIGANDEQMKPWLKLIRQAQWRWDYAAAGHGNSFHSPVETGRIITHGIDKVQEARIGLAKLLIRLGHSGDVPYPDISTKAKAQAFIGLDMEKLNSEKQEFLEKVVPEWQKQAAEREETYEVAYRK; this is encoded by the coding sequence ATGAAACCATTGTACGAATCCGTCACCAAGAAGCCCTGGCTGGGCTGGTCATTGTTCTTCGTCACCCTGATTGTTGTGTTTTTCCTGGGTCTGCTTGCTTCATCCATCATGGAAAGAAGAGCAGAAGCAATATTTGCTTATACACCGGTTGTTGAATACTCCCAATGGGAACCCAGGAACGATGTGTGGGGTGAAAACTTCCCGCATGAGTATAAATCCTACCTCGAAACATCGGATACAAGCTTCAAAAGCAAGTATAATGGGAATGCACCGATTGATATGCTGGAAGTGGATCCGCGCATGGTCGTGTTATGGGCAGGATATGGTTTTTCCAAAGATTACGAACAAGCCCGGGGGCATCATTATGCCATCACCGATATACGGAATACTCTCAGAACCGGGGCCCCGGTCAACGGACAGAAAAGCCCTATGCCCAACACCTGTTGGACATGTAAAAGCCCTGACGTACCCAGGGTCATGAATGAAATCGGCATTGCAGAGTTTTACAAGGGACATTGGGGAGAGAAAGGGGCGGAAATCGTAAATCCTATCGGTTGCGGCGACTGTCATAATGCCGAAACCATGAATCTACAAATATCCAGGCCAGCCCTTATTGAAGCATTTGAGCGCCAGGGACGCGATATCAGCAAGGCCAGTCACCAGGAGATGCGTTCCCTTGTTTGTGCCCAGTGTCACGTTGAATACTATTTCAACAAAAATATTGTGGATGGAGTAAATTATCTCGTTTTTCCATGGGACAACGGGATGACTATGGAAGCAGCGGAAGAATATTATGATAACATGGGATTCTCAGACTGGACACATGCCCTCAGCCGTGCGCCCATGCTAAAAGCTCAGCATCCTGGATATGAGGTTTACCTCACCGGAACCCATGCCAGCCGTGGTGTATCCTGTGCCGACTGCCATATGCCTTATATGAGCGTGGGTGGACAAAAATATACCGACCACCACATCCAAAGCCCCCTCAACAATGTGAACAATTCCTGCCAGGTATGCCACCGGGAAGAAACCGAACGACTCATTGCCGATGTTTATTCCCGCCAGGATAAGATCATCGAAAACCGCGACAAACTGGAAGAGCTCCTCGTCAGAGCACACGTCGAAGCTAAAGAAGCATGGGATATCGGAGCAAACGACGAACAAATGAAACCCTGGCTCAAACTCATACGACAAGCCCAATGGCGCTGGGACTATGCCGCTGCCGGACACGGAAACTCCTTCCATTCACCTGTCGAAACCGGCCGTATCATCACCCATGGCATCGATAAAGTGCAGGAAGCCCGAATAGGCCTCGCCAAGCTACTCATCAGACTCGGACACTCCGGCGATGTACCCTACCCCGATATATCCACCAAAGCCAAAGCCCAGGCTTTCATCGGACTCGATATGGAAAAACTAAACAGCGAAAAACAGGAATTCCTGGAAAAAGTAGTACCCGAATGGCAAAAACAAGCCGCCGAAAGAGAAGAAACCTATGAGGTGGCGTATAGGAAATAA
- a CDS encoding PAS domain S-box protein, with product MTTNPTTEDLKRQVKALSTELETKILSEERYRIIAEISPDMIFHINLLGKVTYASPATETILGYSPAEAMGSWFSKYYAPHEHMRVRETLRKAIAGESITAVEVDALRKDGKIVPIHISISPIFQKGKVTEIQGIARDISNEKKTQEELREKKDYAELLLQTVPSAVYTVDNNRIIRSWNKRAEEITGYKPEEVIGKHCTFFAKDPCRQNCGLLNTNMKKPISKRECTFITKNGEERNALKNIDYLRDLQGNIIGGIEIFEDVTEILEKDRMLLRIKKAVENSEEGIGLANIEGNMIFINHALVDLLGYALSEYQGIGTPGALIIDENIRKEIDDANDEGKSWTGEVQMKSKDGKIIDIYLHVDVVRDDHGKPIGFLGIHSDITERKEIRRKLEKFMEELQRSNTELEQFAYIASHDLQEPLRKIQAFGDRLLEKYGNTIDERGQDYMLRMQSAAKRMQEMINDLLSFSRVTTRPNPFTETDLNVVMEEVLSDLEARIAKENGKVEISKLPVIKGDKIQLRQLLTNIVGNGLKYHKPDVPPLVTITGERKNGHCIMKIRDNGIGFDESYADKIFQPFQRLHGRNEYEGTGIGLAICKKIVIRHKGEITATSTPGEGSLFTITLPVKPPDPQPISDINQNQQ from the coding sequence ATGACAACAAATCCAACAACGGAAGATCTTAAAAGACAGGTTAAAGCTCTGTCAACCGAGCTGGAAACCAAAATCCTCAGCGAGGAAAGATACCGTATCATTGCCGAGATCAGTCCGGATATGATCTTTCATATTAACCTCCTGGGTAAGGTCACCTATGCCTCTCCGGCCACGGAAACAATACTCGGATATAGCCCGGCTGAAGCAATGGGCTCCTGGTTCAGCAAATATTATGCGCCACATGAACATATGAGGGTCAGGGAGACCCTGCGGAAAGCAATTGCAGGAGAAAGCATAACGGCCGTGGAGGTAGATGCCCTCAGAAAAGACGGGAAAATCGTTCCCATACACATTAGTATCTCCCCAATTTTCCAGAAAGGGAAAGTAACGGAGATTCAAGGTATTGCCAGGGACATCTCCAATGAAAAGAAAACCCAGGAAGAACTCCGGGAAAAGAAAGACTATGCGGAACTCCTTCTCCAGACTGTCCCCAGTGCCGTTTATACCGTGGATAACAACCGGATAATCAGAAGCTGGAACAAGCGCGCAGAAGAGATCACCGGGTATAAACCGGAGGAAGTCATCGGAAAACACTGCACCTTCTTTGCCAAAGATCCTTGCCGCCAGAATTGCGGTTTACTGAACACAAACATGAAAAAGCCTATTTCCAAGAGGGAATGTACCTTTATAACAAAAAACGGTGAAGAAAGAAATGCCTTGAAGAATATTGATTATCTCAGGGATTTGCAGGGTAATATTATCGGTGGTATAGAGATTTTTGAAGACGTGACCGAAATCCTCGAAAAAGACCGTATGCTCCTCAGGATAAAAAAAGCGGTTGAAAACTCTGAAGAAGGAATAGGGCTTGCTAATATCGAGGGTAACATGATTTTTATCAATCATGCACTGGTCGACCTTCTGGGTTATGCGCTTAGTGAATACCAGGGAATCGGAACACCCGGGGCTCTGATTATTGATGAAAATATCCGGAAGGAAATCGATGATGCCAACGATGAAGGCAAATCCTGGACCGGTGAGGTACAGATGAAAAGTAAAGACGGAAAGATCATCGACATATATCTCCATGTTGATGTGGTAAGAGACGATCATGGAAAACCAATAGGGTTTTTGGGAATTCACTCCGACATCACCGAAAGAAAAGAGATCCGCAGAAAACTGGAGAAATTCATGGAAGAACTGCAACGGTCAAATACCGAACTGGAGCAATTTGCTTACATCGCCTCCCACGACCTTCAGGAACCTCTTCGTAAGATACAGGCCTTTGGTGACCGTCTCCTGGAGAAATACGGTAATACTATCGATGAGCGCGGTCAGGATTATATGTTGAGAATGCAATCGGCCGCCAAACGCATGCAGGAAATGATCAACGACCTGCTATCCTTTTCCCGTGTAACCACTCGTCCGAACCCCTTCACCGAAACCGACCTCAATGTGGTGATGGAGGAGGTACTATCCGATCTGGAAGCAAGAATAGCCAAAGAAAATGGTAAAGTGGAAATATCAAAGCTCCCGGTAATAAAGGGAGACAAGATACAACTACGGCAGTTGCTTACCAATATAGTGGGCAACGGACTGAAATATCATAAACCCGATGTACCTCCCCTGGTTACCATCACAGGAGAAAGAAAAAACGGACACTGTATAATGAAAATCCGTGATAACGGGATTGGTTTTGATGAAAGCTATGCAGACAAGATCTTCCAGCCTTTCCAACGCCTGCACGGACGAAACGAATACGAAGGAACCGGTATTGGACTTGCTATTTGTAAAAAAATAGTAATTAGACATAAAGGCGAAATCACCGCAACCAGTACACCCGGTGAAGGCTCTTTGTTTACCATTACATTGCCTGTTAAACCACCCGATCCGCAACCCATTTCTGATATTAACCAAAATCAACAGTAA